In Devosia sp. 1566, a single genomic region encodes these proteins:
- a CDS encoding protein adenylyltransferase SelO has protein sequence MSQFQPAKNHQSLGDAFFDRVAPAAFPKTILRHRDQRWAARLGLENLSDEQWIAHFGRFEPLTGSLETPLALRYHGHQFRSYNPDLGDGRGFLFAQAVDLEDGRLLDLATKGSGRTPWSRGADGRLTLKGGVREILATEMLEALGVNTSKSLSLVETGEELERGDEPSPTRGSVLVRLSHSHIRIGTFQRLAYLEETENIARLLDYAIEHYYPELAGAADKPAAFLEAVVARVAEMGAQWIAAGFVHGVLNTDNINITGESFDYGPWRFLPRYDPNFTAAYFDETGLYSFGRQPEALAWNLTRLAECLVPLSSVEALEPALNTVWPRFRAALPAALLRRLGLQPLGAEPDTAFVNALFTFMLSSQTPYEQFFFDWRGGAVGAERAARSASASHYASEAFRPVADALEAYRSVEDLNLDHPYFARERPRTMLIEEVEAIWAPIAATDDWSALHLALAEIAEMREAYGIKP, from the coding sequence ATGAGCCAGTTTCAACCCGCCAAGAACCATCAAAGCCTGGGTGACGCATTCTTCGATCGCGTAGCGCCGGCGGCCTTTCCCAAAACCATCTTGCGCCATCGCGATCAACGCTGGGCCGCCCGCCTGGGGCTCGAGAACCTGTCGGACGAGCAATGGATTGCTCACTTCGGCCGCTTCGAGCCGTTGACGGGCTCACTCGAGACTCCGCTGGCGCTACGCTATCACGGCCATCAGTTCCGCTCCTACAATCCCGACCTGGGCGACGGGCGCGGGTTCCTGTTCGCCCAGGCTGTTGACCTTGAGGATGGCCGCCTGCTCGATTTGGCGACCAAAGGGTCCGGGCGCACGCCATGGTCGCGCGGCGCCGATGGCAGGCTCACGCTCAAGGGCGGCGTGCGCGAAATTCTCGCTACCGAGATGCTGGAAGCTCTGGGGGTCAACACCTCAAAGAGTCTGTCGCTGGTGGAAACCGGCGAGGAACTTGAGCGCGGCGACGAGCCGTCCCCTACCCGAGGCTCGGTTCTGGTGCGGCTTAGCCATAGCCATATCCGCATCGGCACCTTCCAGCGCCTCGCCTATCTTGAGGAAACCGAGAACATTGCCCGACTGCTCGATTACGCCATTGAGCACTACTATCCAGAACTTGCCGGCGCGGCGGATAAGCCAGCCGCATTTCTCGAAGCCGTGGTCGCACGCGTTGCCGAAATGGGCGCACAGTGGATCGCGGCAGGCTTTGTGCACGGCGTGCTCAACACCGATAATATCAACATCACCGGCGAAAGCTTTGATTACGGCCCATGGCGGTTCCTGCCGCGCTATGACCCGAACTTCACGGCGGCCTATTTCGATGAAACCGGACTTTACAGCTTTGGCCGGCAACCCGAAGCGCTGGCCTGGAACCTGACGCGTTTGGCCGAGTGCCTCGTGCCTTTGTCGAGCGTTGAAGCCCTCGAGCCGGCGCTCAACACCGTCTGGCCCCGATTCAGGGCCGCCCTGCCAGCAGCATTGCTGCGGCGGCTGGGACTGCAACCGCTAGGAGCCGAGCCGGACACCGCTTTTGTGAACGCACTCTTCACCTTCATGCTGTCGAGCCAAACACCCTACGAGCAGTTCTTTTTTGATTGGCGCGGGGGCGCAGTCGGTGCGGAGCGGGCCGCGCGCAGCGCTTCGGCCAGCCACTATGCCAGCGAAGCCTTCAGGCCCGTCGCTGACGCATTGGAGGCCTATAGATCCGTTGAGGACCTCAATCTTGATCACCCCTACTTCGCCCGGGAGCGGCCGCGCACCATGCTGATCGAAGAGGTGGAGGCGATCTGGGCGCCAATCGCCGCGACCGATGACTGGTCGGCCCTGCATTTGGCACTGGCCGAAATTGCCGAGATGCGCGAGGCTTATGGCATCAAGCCATAA
- the mce gene encoding methylmalonyl-CoA epimerase, with amino-acid sequence MIGRLNHVAIAVPDLAAASERYRTLLGASVSSPQTLPEHGVRLVFVDTGNSKIELMEPLDETSPIAAFMARTPAGGLHHVCFEVADLASAAAKLAAVGARVLGDGNPRIGAHGNPVLFLHPKDFDGALIELEQI; translated from the coding sequence ATGATCGGTCGGCTCAACCATGTTGCCATTGCCGTGCCAGATCTGGCTGCAGCGTCCGAGCGCTATCGCACCCTGTTGGGCGCCAGCGTTTCATCACCCCAGACTTTGCCTGAGCATGGGGTTCGCCTTGTTTTTGTTGACACCGGCAACAGCAAGATCGAGCTGATGGAGCCGCTCGATGAGACTTCGCCCATCGCAGCCTTTATGGCAAGAACACCGGCCGGCGGCCTGCATCATGTCTGTTTTGAAGTAGCTGATCTGGCCTCGGCCGCTGCCAAATTGGCCGCCGTGGGTGCCCGCGTTCTGGGTGATGGTAACCCGCGCATTGGCGCCCACGGCAACCCAGTGCTGTTCCTTCACCCCAAAGACTTCGACGGCGCCCTTATTGAACTGGAACAGATTTGA
- a CDS encoding gamma carbonic anhydrase family protein codes for MPIYTLDGVAPQIDNDAAWIAPDAVLVGRIMVAAHVGIWFGAVARGDNEPITIGARSNIQEHVVLHTDMGFPLSIGEGCTIGHKAMLHGCTVGNNTLIGMGATVLNGAVIGANCLIGAGALVTEGKAIPDGSLVVGAPGKVVRQLTPDDIERLRRSAASYIRNARRFAAGLAVSAPVAVEFDPA; via the coding sequence ATGCCCATTTACACCCTGGATGGTGTCGCCCCGCAGATCGACAATGATGCCGCCTGGATTGCCCCCGATGCTGTGCTGGTGGGACGGATTATGGTTGCCGCCCATGTGGGCATCTGGTTTGGCGCCGTCGCGCGGGGCGATAACGAGCCCATCACGATAGGGGCGCGTTCCAACATTCAGGAGCATGTCGTCCTGCATACCGATATGGGCTTTCCGCTCTCGATCGGCGAGGGCTGCACCATTGGCCATAAGGCGATGCTGCATGGCTGCACAGTGGGCAACAACACGCTGATCGGCATGGGTGCCACAGTGCTCAATGGCGCCGTTATCGGGGCTAATTGCCTGATTGGCGCCGGAGCCCTCGTGACCGAAGGAAAAGCTATTCCGGATGGATCCCTCGTCGTGGGTGCGCCGGGCAAAGTGGTGCGCCAGCTCACGCCCGACGATATCGAGCGCCTGCGGCGGTCCGCGGCGAGCTATATCCGCAATGCGCGCCGTTTTGCCGCCGGCCTTGCCGTCTCCGCTCCCGTGGCTGTTGAGTTTGACCCGGCATGA